The DNA region GTCGTCCAGGCCTGCGAGGAGAAGAACAACTTCCGCTTCCTGTACGACCTCAAGACCCCGCTGCGAAAGCGCATCGAGCTTATCGCCAAGGAAGTGTACGGCGCCGATGGCGTCACCTACTCCGACGTCGCGCTCGAGAAGGCCAAGCGGTTCGAGGCCGACCCCGCTTCTTCGGAGCTCGGCACCTGCATGGTGAAGACGCACCTCAGCCTCTCGCACGACCCGGACGTCAAGGGCCGCCCGAAGGGCTGGGAACTGCCCATCCGCGATATCCTGACCTTCAAGGGCGCGGGCTTCATCGTACCCGTTGCCGGCGCGATCACCCTCATGCCCGGCACCGGCTCCGACCCCGCATACCGGAAGATCGACGTCGACGTCGAGACGGGGAAGGTGAGGGGCCTGTTCTAGGCCCCTCACCTCGCGCCGCCTCGAGCGGCGGGACTGTTGGGAAAGGAATACAGCGTTATGACTGCGACAATCATCGACGGCAAGCAGGTCGCCGAGAGCATCAGGGCCGAGATCAAGGAAGAGGTCGCCAAACTTGCCGAAAAGGGCATCGTCCCCGGGCTCGGCGTCGTCCTCGTCGGCGAAGACCCGGCCTCCATCTCCTACGTGACGGCGAAAGAGCGCACCTGCGAGGAGCTCGGCATCTACTCAGACGACAACCGTCTTCCCGCGGACACCTCGCAGGAAGAGCTGATGGCGCTCATCCGCAAGCTGAACGCCGACCCCAAGATCAACGGCATCCTCGTTCAGTTGCCGCTGCCCAAGCACCTGGACGAGGCGGAAGTGCTGATGGCCATCGACCCCGATAAAGACGTCGATGGCTTTCATCCCACAAATGTTGGCAAAATGGTAGTGGGAGGAAAAGCGTTTCTCCCCTGCACGCCCCACGGCGTGATCCAACTGCTGCTCCGCAGCGGGGTCAAGATCGAGGGGTCACACACCGTGATCGTCGGGAGGAGCAACATCGTCGGCAGACCGCTCATGAACATGCTCACCCAGAAGAGCCCGACAGGCAACGCGACGGTGACTGTCTGTCACACCCGCACCCGCGATGTCGCCTACCACACAAGGCAGGCCGACATCATCG from Dehalococcoidia bacterium includes:
- the folD gene encoding bifunctional methylenetetrahydrofolate dehydrogenase/methenyltetrahydrofolate cyclohydrolase FolD, producing MTATIIDGKQVAESIRAEIKEEVAKLAEKGIVPGLGVVLVGEDPASISYVTAKERTCEELGIYSDDNRLPADTSQEELMALIRKLNADPKINGILVQLPLPKHLDEAEVLMAIDPDKDVDGFHPTNVGKMVVGGKAFLPCTPHGVIQLLLRSGVKIEGSHTVIVGRSNIVGRPLMNMLTQKSPTGNATVTVCHTRTRDVAYHTRQADIIVAAAGAPNMITADMVKEGVAVIDVGVNRVEDATKKSGFRLVGDVDFEGVKEKASFITPVPGGVGPMTITMLMYNTVESAKRAAGIS